Part of the Canis aureus isolate CA01 chromosome 3, VMU_Caureus_v.1.0, whole genome shotgun sequence genome, cagctaaggaaataacaaaactaaaaggctacttacagaatgggagaagatatttgcaaatggtacatcaaataaagggctagcaCCCatggtctataaagaacttctcaaattccaaacacaaaaaaatccaatcagGAGATGgacagaagacacgaacagacatttctccaaagaagatcatGTGGCCTACACGCAGATAAAAAAATGCTCGacatcactcaacatcagggaaatacaaaccaaaaccacagtaagataacacctcacaccagtcagaatggctaaaatttacaACTCAGGAGAcaacagatattggcaaggatgtggaaaaaggggaaccctatTACACTGTTGTTAGACtgaaagctggtgcagccactctggaaacctgtatagggcttcctcaaaaagttaaaaatagaactatcctgtGACTCAGCAATTGACCCAGTCCTAACGGACTACttaggcatttatccaaaggatacaaaaatagtgattcaaaggggcacatgcacacCAATGTTTATGCGGCagtgtccacaataaccaaactatgggaaaagcccagatgtccttcaacaggtgaatggataaagaagatgtggtacaaatatacaatggaatattactcaggcatcataaagaatgaaatctttccatttgcaacaacatgggtggaactagagggtattatgctaaacaaaataagtcagtcagagaaagacaaataccatatgatttcactcatatgtggaatttaagaaacaaaatagatgaacacaggggaaggggaaaaataataagataaaagcagtgagagaggcaaaccataagagactctcaactatagggaacaaactgagggttgctggagggaaggcgAATGAGGGGCACTTGgtgttatgagcactgggtgttgtatataactgatgaatcactaaattctacccctgaaactaataatacactatatgttaactaaattgagtttaaattaaaaagatatatatatttttttaagtacaagaCCTACATAATTAACATTACAAAAAGTtactaaaaggaataaaatattatgttattataGTAACATATTTGGATAGGAATTCTGAATATCATAGAATATGGTGTTTCTTGTACTAGTGCAAATATAATGCAATTCAAATTATAACTTCAATGAAATTTGGGGGGAACAAAATAACACAATTATGAAATCCTATGGAAGAATCAATGACTCATAAGAGCCATAAAAAATCCCCCAAAATCTAATCTATAATGATGGACAGCTTTCCTTAAAAGATATTACAATTTATCATAAAGTTACTGCAATTGGAATAGTATGTGGCtaattcagaataaataaaacagtgaaCAGAATAAAGGCCAAAAGTtccaaatataatgaaaacaacGTATGACTAAAATGACATGAAATTTCCTTGGGCAGAAGATggttcatttaataaataatgcaGGAAACATTTTCTGTCCATTTGGAAGAAGATGAAAATTAAACATATcacattaaacaaaaataaatgtaatacagATTACATTTAAATGCAAAGCATTAAAACAAGATTATCAGAATAAAATTTAGtagaattggggtgcctgggtggctcagtggttgagcgtctacctttggctcagggcgtgatcccagagtcccaggatcaagtcccacatcgggatccttgtatggagcctgcttctccctctgtctgtgtctctgcctctgtctctctctctctctcatgaataaataaataaaatcttaaaaaaagtatttagtaGAATTCTTGCACAACCTTGCACTGAGGGAGATGTTCATAAGCaaagcagaaaatacagaaactataaagaaaaagacagacaTTAGCAAAAGACATCCTAACTGAAGTCAAGATATACCAAAGCATAGAGGGAAATATTTTACTCAGATGACAATCAAAAAGTTAgtatctttaatataaaaaaagctttgaaaattgctaagagaagTATAAATAcgttaaaaaaatgggcaaatagacaaatttacagaaaagaaaatacaaatttctaaTAAATACAAAAGGTGATCATAGTCATGATAATGCCAATAAAACCAAAATGGTATTCAATATTTCACCTTTAAGAATTACAAATTTCTGCAAGCATAATAACAGTATGGACAAGTGAGGACATAGAGAAATGGGTACTTTCACAAATTTCTAGTGAGAATGTGAATTAATATAAACTTTTTAGATGGTAATCTCagtatgtgtttttaaatttatttattttttttgtgtgtttttaaatttaaactacaCATACCAGGATATTACTGAAATATCTCCAAGATATACTACATACAACCACAAGATGTAAGATAGTGTGTATAATCCCTTTTTCTGTAAACTAGTATGATGGATTCAGTAGGTATTGTATTAGAGTAGGTCAACTACTACAAACTATAAAACcaaacatagggatccctgggtggcgcagcggtttggcgcctgcctttggcccagggcatgatcctggagacccgggatcgaatcccacgtcgggctcccagtgcatggagcctgcttctccctctgcctgtgtctctgcctctctctctctctctttctgtgactatcataaataaataaaaaattaaaaaaaaaaacataaaacaactcAAAGGTTATTGTTACTAAGTTGTGGGATAGTATAAAAGATATTAAGGGCTAGTCTTAGACAATTCCAACTGGCCACAATTAGTCACTTGACcacaaaggaaacagaaatgtcATCTAGCTGTGTGcccaagaggaagaggagaaatttTGATGGACAGCCCAAAGTCCCCGCTATAGATAATGAATAGggagataggtaggtagatagacaCATAGATATGGAGGAAGTTATCTACCTGTATTTGTAGTTATACTACATAAATTCagtataaatgtgatttttattccTGGCAGAAATGATAAGAAACTCTCCATAAGGGTTATATTATAACTTAGAACcaaatggaagaggaggaagcttttgttttattttatatttctctggaCTGTTTGcctttcttatatatatatttcccaccCTCCAAAAAAGTAGCTATAGGATTTATTCAAGTGACAATAGTACATCCCattcttcctcttcatttctcttttctctgtgtacttaaaatatatagatacattTTAAGTGGCTAATAAGTATATGTCAAATAAATAGTACTAAAAcaaatatactgaaaaaaataaacataccttTTCTCCTAGAAACTTGATAAGCTAGCCCACTGAAATGAAAGTGTCAATATAAGGATACAAAAACAAGGCTATTTAGTGCATCTTTATTTGTAATGGCAAATACTGCAAATAATTTGAATACCTATTGATGAAATTTCAAAAAGTACAAATTATAGAATTGTAGCTCTCAAACTTTTTGGTTTCAGTActctttacactcttaaaaagttattaagaactccaaaaggaaaaaaaaaaaaaaaagaactccaaaagGGAGTTCTATATGAATTGAATTTATCCATATTTATcataacagaaattttaaaatataatctcatttaaaaataataaacccaccatttgcttcgacgtggatggaactggagggtattatgttgagtgaaataagtcaattggagaaggacaaacattatatggtctcattcatttggggaatataaataatagtgaaagggaataaagaggaaaggagaaaaaataagtgggaaatatcagaaagggagacagaacatggaagactcctaactctgggaaacgaactaggggtggtggaaggggaggagggcggggggtgggggtgactgggtggcaggcactgaggtggacacttgatgggatgagcactgggtgttattctgtatgttggcaaattgaacaccaataaaaaaatttattattaaaaaaagaactaaaaaaataaaaataataaacgtACCATATGTTAATACAATAACATATTTtatggaaaatgtctattttcacaaaacaaaacacacagtaAAAGAATGGCATTGTTTTCaggcatgtgggtggctctgtcagttaagcatctgcctttggctcaggtcatgatcccagaatcctgggattgagacccgtgtcaggttccttgctctgtggggagcctgcttctccctctctccctctggctactgctccccctgcttgtgctttctctgtctcttttcacATACTCttgatactttttaaatattataccaAAACTCCACAAGTGGCTGTTTATTAAAGGTTAGTTGCAATGTAGAATCTGAAACCATATCAATGAAATTTTGTACTGTTagattaaaatctttattttgcacTTTGAATAGATCTCTTGTTCATGATTTTTAATATCATGCATAGATCATCtggaaaatattggttcactGAGCTATGCTGATCTCCCAAGTATTGACACACTTCATTATGCAAtgaattatcaaaaaataaaattcatgaataTCATCACTGATGAtatggtgatggtgatggataaaagttttccaaaattgcTTATAAGCTTGAATTTTATCATCAGCAACAATAGTGTCAactgttttccttgaagtgacagtCTTTGTtcatcttcatatattttttcatttaagttcaaATACCTGAGTCTGAATAACTacagtttttcagtctttctttaaaaaaaagaaaagagggatccctgggtggcgcagcggtttggcacctgcctttggcctagggcgcgatcctggagacccggcatcgaatcctacgtcgggctcccggtgcatggagcctgcttctccctctgcctatgtctctgcctctctctttctctctgtgtgactatcataaataaataaaaattttaaaaaaataaataaataaaaagaaaaaaaagaaaagaaaagtacttCCTGGAAAAAGCAGCTAGTTTTAAGCTAACAACTCAATCATGTAAGTGCATTATTACCGTGAGACAACCATCATATCCCAGTATGTTCCAAAAGCTCTTCATGCAGCCTTCCCATTTCACCACCCACCATTTTGACAAGGCATGTACTCAAGGActgatatttaatataattaatttttactgCCTCATCAATGGACATTCTTTCAGTGAcaccaaataaaacaaacaacagacaaaaagccaaaaaaaaaaaaagccaacaaacaaaaaccagggaGTTATGAGTGGTGAAGAATGCATTGACTATCATCGTAGTTTGATGTGACAGCCTTGATTCATGCTAAGCAGCCTAAATTTGAATCCAGTAACACCACCTCCTTAGCTGTGTGTGACTTAGGGCATATTTACTTGATTCTACTGAGCTTTAGTTCCTCTATCTGCAAAACAGTGATAAAGTGCTATTGACTCTCATGGATTTTTtgcaacaaatgaatgaaataaaacgTTTAAATGCCATGCCCAACGCCATGACATAGTTTAAGAGCCCAATACATAGTAGATGGATTTCAACTACAGACTGCAGTGTTAATAAAAGCAGCACCTCAGATAACAGGAAATCTATTGTTATAACTTACTGGAGAGTTGACTGTCagatttagaaatgaaaacatagttTTGTGATTTCCTTACTTTGTCTTTCTATCTGTGAAGACCTCCAATTGTGTCACAAGACTCAACTATCTGGGTTGTCAGTTTTTTTAACTTCTAGAATGAGAACACAATGTCCTTCTACCTTTGAGAAAGTAAAACCCAAAGCAGCCCAGACTATAGGAAAGAGCTTATTATTCTAACACTTTCTGGGTTTTAGCTGTTTGGGGACCTAACCAACACACATATGCCTCCAGTTATCTTCAAGTACAAgggctgccctacgacccagcaattgcactgttggggatttaccccaaagattcagatgcaatgaaacgccaagacacctgcacctccATGTTTCtagatgtttctagcagcaatgtccacaatagccaaactgtggaaggagcctcggtgtccatcgaaagatgaatggataaagaagatgtggtctatgtatacaatggaatattactcagccattagaaatgacaaatacccaccatttgcttcaacgtggatggaactggagggtattatgttgagtgaagtaagtcaatcggagaaggacaaacattatatgttctcattaatttggggaatataaataatagtgaaagggaatataagggaagggagaagaaatgtgtgggaaatatcagaaagggagacagaacataaagcctcctaactctgggaaacgaactaggggtggtggaaggggaggagggcggggggtgggggtgaatgggtgacgggcactgaggggggcacttgatgggatgagcactgggtgttattctgtatgttggtaaattgaacaccaataaaaaataaatttattataaaaaaagtacAAGGGCTGCATATTAGGGAACACTTATCAAGCACTTTAAGATGTTTTGAGAAAAGCACTTTGTTTAGATTCTTATACATTGACCATGAATCAATGTTTAAATTCTCAGTAATAGTATACAGCAACCCAAAATTTAAGAGTGGATAGTTATTTCTGGATGATGAGGtaaaagttgatttttattttctttttatgtttctttgtttttggttttgttttacattttcttaccATCAGCATAATCTATTTACTGtgttaaagttattttaaattttttttaaaaggagaaaatcacAGTGAGTTTGGTTTATGGCATTTTTACTGCGATTTTGCAcagcatttaaaatttcaaaggataagttaaaatttttaaagaacagtgcACTCACCTTGGCAAAAGGAGGAAATAGACTTCACTGTGGTTTTAACCACTCACCCACAACTTTGAGGAAAGAAAGATTGTCTAGCCAAAAGCCATTACTTTAATAACACAATATAAGCATTGTACTGAGCAGTAAAACATGTTAACATGTGCTAAAGCTCTACCATCTTTGGGTATTGGCTCTTGTCTTAACAAAGAGCAAGAGCAAGCAAATCAGTTATGGAACAGCAGACAGTGCAACACACACTTTATAAGTCTTGTTTTAACATCACCCAGTGCTTCTCTGAGCCCCAAAACCCTCCAGTAGGCAGCTGTCCATCCTGAAGACTTTCCTCCCCTGAGGAATCCACCTTCGGGAGGTTTTGCACTGTGCTTTCCTCAGAAACATAATCATAAACATAATTTGGGAGCTGGAGGTGGTTTCCTCACTCAGTggtatggaagagaaaaaaagaatacttccTCAGAGGGACCtgacaaagaaggaaagtagCAGCCAAGTTCTACGCTTGGGAAAATGCATtggatttttaaaggaaattgaatcctacccattattttctttaaatgtctggctTCAGAAAGATTAGACATTCTGGGAAGAACTCGGTCATCTCCAcccacctcattttacagaggagaaatgaCACAGCCAGTGTCTTGAGGCCAGTGAATAGCCAAGTCAGGGCTGGCCTTCTGTTGTACTGGTTACCTCTGCTTGTTGACCAGCAGCTTCCATGATATTAGTTACATGctattaacacacacacacacacacacacaccaacaaaaaataacccTGAGTATGCCGTGTAAAGCTCATCAGTAAGGCAGGAAGTGGAGATATAAACCTCTATGTCTGAAAACAAAAAGTAGTTCCCACTATTACCGGAGTGTTGTTCCCAAAGTGCTCCCTCAATGTAATCTTGTTCAAACTCATTTATCAGTACCTTAGCATACTGGCAAGTACCAAGAAAACCTACATGAATGAATGCTGATTAGGCAACCACTAATGGGTGGAATAGATaatacatgagaaaatactctgtgaaagataaaataaactattatgaTGTCAGTGGTGTTAAAAAGAAAGCCTTGCATGGACATCCATTCCACTGCCCTATGTGTTTCATGGatattccaaatatattctttctatctttcttttgtttttaagattttatttatttactcgtgagagagagagagagagagagaggcaaagacacaggcagagggagaagcaggctccatacaggaagcttgatgtgggactcgatcctgggtctccaagatcacaccctgggttgaaggcggcactaaacctccgagccacccgggctgcccccaaatataTTCTTTCTACTGCATTTTGGCTTGCTAATCCAGAGGTGGATAAATAATGATAAGCCTAGTAAATTATGCTTACTGtcttaagatttaaaaaactcTTATTATATCTGTTAACATCTAGTAACTATGAACCTCTCAATGTGGGAGTAGTAAGTTCataatttttcaagaaattagcccaccaaaatatgaaaactgtgggtcattttctaaaaatatttttgtttaccaaagtcatttgtttttttttaagattttatttatttattaatgacacacacacacacacacacacacacagtagggagaagcaggctccatgcaggagcctgatgtgggactcgatcccaggtctccaggatcatgccctggcctgaaggcggcgctaaaccgctgggccaccagggctgccctaccaAAGTTGTTTGAACGCACACTGAAAGCTTTACAATTATATATGTGCTTGCAACATTACGtagtcacattttccttttttaactttttattataaaactataactCTCAATGATGAACatagaatcttaagcaaattCTATTTCACACTTTAACATAGGATTAGCCAAAAATTCCAGTCAAACTTCTTgaattgaaaaatgaagaaatgcagTGAAGTCAGTCCCCTCGGTATTTCTGAAACACATTAGACTTATTCCTACCTTCTACATCTTGATCAAACAATCCCTACTAGAACTCCCATCAGAATTCCACTTCACCTCACTCTTCGTAACTCCCCAAATCCTACGTGTCCTTTAGGCCCTCTAACAAATACTCCTGCTCTCAAATACCCCTGCCTCTCCGATGCTATCATTTATGACAGCAGTTCACCATCTTCTCTTTCCCACCTGAGATCCAGTATAGAACAAACAAAGACCTCAGCTCTTGAAGCCAAATGGACTTAGTTTGCTCCCTAGCCATGCTACATAGCAGCTGGGTGAACAATTTTGTCCCCAGTAAAATGGTAAATGGAGGTAATATTGCTTACTTCACAGGATGCTTATCAGCAAACTGAATGAGATATTGCACATGAAACCACCTGGCActtaataagtgctcaataacattttccttccttctatccatATTTAGCATCTGCCTAAATTCCACCTTATTATGTTCTATAATTATCCACATGTGAAATTATCCCTGCCACTTCGACATGTCCCTTAAAATCATGGGTTTCTCTCTAGTCCCCATAGCACCCGCCATAGACATTGAGCTCATCAATGTAGTTATGCAATCAAATGACCTCAAGCTGGAGACTACAGCACACGAGGTCCTTATTTTCTGAAAGGTAGCAAGCTCACTTCTTTCCCAAGccaaattcaatttattttaataattaagccCTTAAACTGATACAGAAGTGGCTTAGAAGTCTAGAGAAACAAGTTCTAAACCAAGCCcggaaaaacaaataataaatgaaggaGTCACATGAGTTCATGTTACCTTGCTGACTTTGAGGGATCCCTTTGGGTGCCTTCTCCACCTGGAGCTAGCACAGAAATGGACAACTGCTTTTATGTACTCTAGCCCCCAGAGGAGCTTCATGGACTCCTCAAGAATCTGATGTGGTGAACATTGCCAAATTAAGTTTTGAAGTTACTGTCACACTCTTGTCCAATTTATACTATCTTTCCCAACATTTTATTGGTCAGAGcctcattttaacaatatttacaaAGCACAAAGG contains:
- the INSL5 gene encoding LOW QUALITY PROTEIN: insulin-like peptide INSL5 (The sequence of the model RefSeq protein was modified relative to this genomic sequence to represent the inferred CDS: inserted 1 base in 1 codon; substituted 1 base at 1 genomic stop codon), translated to MPAQSEQVAVPYIVLTQRPDSIKNAIGHRGEREGELGNQAPILKCQILEESMKLLWGLEYIKAVVHFCASSRWRRHXKGIPQSQQGNHLQLPNYVYDYVSEESTVQNLPKVDSSGEESLQDGQLPTGGFWGSEKHWVMLKQDLXSVCCTVCCSITDLLALALC